TTCCACTCTATTGGAAATGCCGGCGATAATTGTTTTCTTTTTTAACCCAGCATATTTTTTCAAATGATCTGGAATCAATATCCTTCCCAAAGAATCAATCGCTGCTTCACTGGCGCCAGAAAGCATAAAACGGGAGAATCCCCTTGCGTCAGCTTTCTGGAACGGAAGCTCACTCAACCACTTGGCTAATTTTTCCCATTCACTTACGGAAAAAAGAAAAAGACAGTTGTCCAATCCCTTGGTAATAACTGCCTTGTTTCCTAAAGATTTTCTAAGCTTAGCCGGTATGCCTAACCGTCTTTTTGTGTCTAATGAATATGTGTATTCGCCTATGAACATGTTTGAGTTATCCACAGTTATTAAAAGTTATCCCCACCTTTCTCCACAACATCTTCTTTATACCCCACAATCAACCACCAGTCAACCACTCTCCTGTGGAAAACTTTTAGAGCAAAAAGTCGGCCTGAGTTTATCGAAGGCCGACTTTTTGTTTCAGATTTTAATTAGTTTTAGAACCGCGCCTATTACAACCGCACCAGTTCTGCTTCCCTTTTCTTTTTCATCCAGTAATAACCGCTGAAAACAAGAATCCCGCTCAATATCAGGATGAA
The sequence above is a segment of the Patescibacteria group bacterium genome. Coding sequences within it:
- the mraZ gene encoding division/cell wall cluster transcriptional repressor MraZ gives rise to the protein MFIGEYTYSLDTKRRLGIPAKLRKSLGNKAVITKGLDNCLFLFSVSEWEKLAKWLSELPFQKADARGFSRFMLSGASEAAIDSLGRILIPDHLKKYAGLKKKTIIAGISNRVEIWDEARWKSYNQKTEKGMEDMAERLTEVGF